The following are encoded together in the Leptidea sinapis chromosome 29, ilLepSina1.1, whole genome shotgun sequence genome:
- the LOC126973524 gene encoding gastrula zinc finger protein XlCGF57.1-like isoform X9: MDGKSSNWRPGPSVCRCCLSDGCYKDIATEYFWMGKREVYEEMLVDTLGLTISFGDSNAQHSQSRLICETCISRLRNATDFKKQVKECEQTFLQYLNPSTLDVVEDVISLEKEEKQVTVKEEKSPDHGDDFNDNNDFLDDDNDDELDDQPLMNLATKVPKKESVDVFDLLDNAKPLVKRKSTTKAKTTSSKKAKIKETKTKPKEKPEKKKKENQQLSTNMVARRSAEAVLKYSTVCPFRVRRSELCCVYCFDEFQSGAEFKQHMDTNHRLFNVSTAFSHCSTANEYLKVDCSDLRCRVCSEIFNSIEEIARHLHDIHDVRKINPDHKIFLQPYKIDDDNWVCVICNKRMPSLTKLCRHTTSHYQKFTCDICGRSYLTNEALKYHVRCNHSGSQYTCRKCWQEFLTDEEKKHHVQTSKQCWPFCCVHCCEKFKSWEGKQKHLEDVHGKPKKKYNCTDCNEVFESRKQFYSHYTLYHTNDSFMCTCCGMKFTKKHKLEDHKITHTGEKDFECDICNKLFTRKNTLKQHMYIHKVVKRFPCPVCNKQFAQKVSLKRHASSYHPDISFEL, encoded by the exons ATGGATGGTAAATCTAGTAATTGGCGGCCCGGCCCAAGCGTCTGCCGTTGTTGTCTCTCTGATGGATGTTACAAAGATATTGCGACTGAATATTTCTGGATGGGAAAGAGAGAAGTTTATGAAGAGATGCTTGTGGATACTCTTGGCTTAACG ATATCCTTTGGAGATTCCAATGCACAACACAGCCAGAGTCGTCTCATATGTGAGACATGCATATCGCGGCTCCGAAACGCGACGGACTTCAAGAAACAAGTGAAAGAATGTGAGCAGACATTTCTACAGTACCTGAATCCGAGCACTTTGGATGTTGTTGAAG ATGTTATTAGTCTTGAGAAAGAGGAAAAGCAGGTGACAGTCAAGGAGGAGAAGAGTCCCGACCATGGTGATGACTTCAACGACAACAATGATTTTTtggatgatgataatgatgatgaac TTGATGATCAACCGCTGATGAACCTTGCGACTAAGGTGCCTAAGAAGGAATCTGTTGACGTGTTCGACCTATTAGATAACGCAAAACCATTGGTCAAACGTAAATCAACCACAAAAGCCAAAACCACGTCGAGTAAAAAGGCTAAAATTAAAGAAACTAAAACAAAACCCAAGGAGAAACCGGAGAAAAAGAAGAAAG aaaatcaaCAATTGAGTACAAATATGGTGGCAAGACGGAGCGCTGAAGCTGTATTGAAGTATTCCACCGTATGTCCTTTCCGTGTCCGCAGAAGCGAACTGTGTTGCGTTTATTGTTTTGACGAGTTTCAATCGGGTGCAGAATTTAAGCAGCATATGGATACAAATCATAGACTCTTTAATGTATCTACCGCTTTTTCCCACTGCTCAACTGCCAATGAATATCTTAAAGTTGATTGTAGCGATCTACGTTGTAGGGTTTGTTCGgaaatatttaatagtatagAAGAAATAGCTAGACATCTTCACGACATTCATGATGTCAGAAAAATTAATCCCgaccataaaatatttttgcaacCATATAAGATAGACGATGATAATTGGGTTTGCGTTATTTGTAACAAGAGAATGCCAAGCCTTACCAAGCTGTGCAGGCATACAACCTCTCATTATCAAAAGTTCACTTGTGATATTTGTGGCCGAAGTTATCTAACGAACGAGGCTTTAAAGTATCATGTCCGATGCAACCACTCAGGTTCGCAATATACATGCCGAAAATGCTGGCAAGAGTTCCTCACAGATGAAGAAAAGAAACATCATGTACAGACCTCGAAACAGTGTTGGCCGTTCTGTTGCGTTCACTGTTGTGAAAAGTTTAAATCATGGGAAGGCAAACAGAAACATTTGGAAGATGTTCACGGAAAGCcgaaaaagaaatataattgcACGGATTGTAACGAAGTGTTTGAATCCAGAAAACAGTTTTATAGCCATTACACTTTATACCATACAAACGATAGTTTTATGTGTACCTGTTGTGGCATGAAATTCACAAAGAAACATAAGCTGGAAGATCACAAAATTACTCATACTGGAGAAAAAGATTTTGAATGTGATATATGCAACAAATTATTTACTAGGAAGAACACTTTAAAACAACACATGTACATTCACAAAGTGGTTAAACGATTCCCTTGTCCTGTTTGCAATAAGCAGTTTGCTCAAAAAGTCAGTTTGAAAAGGCATGCCAGCTCTTATCATCCAGACATTAGTTTTGAGttgtaa
- the LOC126973524 gene encoding zinc finger protein 668-like isoform X12 — protein MDGKSSNWRPGPSVCRCCLSDGCYKDIATEYFWMGKREVYEEMLVDTLGLTISFGDSNAQHSQSRLICETCISRLRNATDFKKQVKECEQTFLQYLNPSTLDVVEDVISLEKEEKQVTVKEEKSPDHGDDFNDNNDFLDDDNDDELDDQPLMNLATKVPKKESVDVFDLLDNAKPLVKRKSTTKAKTTSSKKAKIKETKTKPKEKPEKKKKGEILEDKECSRRSSMISWRKKSRLAEEKANAAIILENSNAVAFRWLRGKFMCAYCPKILVNMKDLRSHTESHDQTELFSKRGIRYYLPIRVDITDLACNICKESIKDLTVLKLHLTETHDIKFLQQYPDGVVPFVLTGDEYRCVHCGILFHQFMTLFVHMNKHYQTYVCDTCGKGYSGVHKLRSHLKSHESGNFVCSKCDLNFINRVLRSRHMSVIHGPKQRYRCPICDTTFDSFHSRVRHLDKVHGQRSEYRCEFCPAVFGSAASIYAHVRVVHKKNGSEVV, from the exons ATGGATGGTAAATCTAGTAATTGGCGGCCCGGCCCAAGCGTCTGCCGTTGTTGTCTCTCTGATGGATGTTACAAAGATATTGCGACTGAATATTTCTGGATGGGAAAGAGAGAAGTTTATGAAGAGATGCTTGTGGATACTCTTGGCTTAACG ATATCCTTTGGAGATTCCAATGCACAACACAGCCAGAGTCGTCTCATATGTGAGACATGCATATCGCGGCTCCGAAACGCGACGGACTTCAAGAAACAAGTGAAAGAATGTGAGCAGACATTTCTACAGTACCTGAATCCGAGCACTTTGGATGTTGTTGAAG ATGTTATTAGTCTTGAGAAAGAGGAAAAGCAGGTGACAGTCAAGGAGGAGAAGAGTCCCGACCATGGTGATGACTTCAACGACAACAATGATTTTTtggatgatgataatgatgatgaac TTGATGATCAACCGCTGATGAACCTTGCGACTAAGGTGCCTAAGAAGGAATCTGTTGACGTGTTCGACCTATTAGATAACGCAAAACCATTGGTCAAACGTAAATCAACCACAAAAGCCAAAACCACGTCGAGTAAAAAGGCTAAAATTAAAGAAACTAAAACAAAACCCAAGGAGAAACCGGAGAAAAAGAAGAAAG GAGAGATATTAGAAGATAAAGAATGCTCTAGAAGATCCTCAATGATTTCATGGAGAAAAAAGTCAAGATTGGCAGAAGAAAAAGCAAACGCAGCTATTATCTTAGAAAATTCAAACGCTGTTGCATTTCGGTGGTTGCGTGGAAAATTTATGTGTGCCTATTGTCCAAAAATTCTTGTAAATATGAAAGACTTAAGATCTCATACAGAATCTCATGATCAAACTGAGCTCTTTAGCAAACGAGGAATTCGGTATTACTTACCTATTCGGGTCGACATAACAGATCTAGCATGTAATATTTGTAAAGAAAGTATCAAGGATTTAACTGTTCTAAAGTTACATTTGACGGAAACACATGATATTAAGTTCTTACAGCAGTATCCAGATGGCGTTGTACCGTTTGTTTTAACTGGGGACGAATACAGATGCGTCCATTGTGGGATTCTGTTCCACCAGTTCATGACATTGTTCGTTCATATGAATAAACATTATCAAACTTACGTTTGTGATACATGCGGTAAAGGGTATTCTGGTGTACATAAGTTACGGTCCCATTTAAAAAGTCACGAATCTGGAAATTTCGTGTGTTCCAAATGTGACTTGAATTTTATCAATCGTGTACTCAGAAGTAGACACATGTCTGTGATTCATGGGCCTAAGCAACGCTATCGGTGTCCCATTTGTGATACCACTTTCGATTCATTTCACTCTCGAGTGAGGCATTTAGATAAAGTACACGGACAAAGGTCTGAATACCGATGTGAATTTTGTCCAGCTGTATTTGGTTCTGCTGCATCCATATATGCGCATGTCAGGGTTGTTCATAAGAAAAATGGAAGTGAAGtcgtttaa
- the LOC126973524 gene encoding PR domain zinc finger protein 5-like isoform X1, which translates to MDGKSSNWRPGPSVCRCCLSDGCYKDIATEYFWMGKREVYEEMLVDTLGLTISFGDSNAQHSQSRLICETCISRLRNATDFKKQVKECEQTFLQYLNPSTLDVVEDVISLEKEEKQVTVKEEKSPDHGDDFNDNNDFLDDDNDDELDDQPLMNLATKVPKKESVDVFDLLDNAKPLVKRKSTTKAKTTSSKKAKIKETKTKPKEKPEKKKKGAKLEIRGGNVEEIEGYERKNRKRLFERSVNQNPQRRNAVLLLKYSSAIPFKTRFNRIVCSYCHDELVSMEELRHHVNGKHSNADHNSAFYKVGDYLKVDITNFKCNFCMADFEIIDSFMRHISSEHDKIVDFDVPFGVLPFKQTLSGVWTCFDCDKIFQEFPQFNCHLRSHVKIFTCDKCGATFLSDHGLKQHERHFKCYTATYKPRFGKTLKHRSNTEIILKCSTALPFRIWGQNFNCIFCRVQSGNPNGLRAHMATRHANFDIRLVFNRRLRKEFLKVDITNLQCKLCFIQIESLDDLMMHLRNDHKQPINFDAQPGVLPFKLNDGTCWNCAICKMTFVDFVSLKQHTSEHYQNYVCDACGEGFVTEAALRAHKRKPHDNKYNCSRCVATFSTLDERSAHMKSQHTSMPYMCMVCKDKPRFATWELRKRHFMELHNFKPGADAYECTTCHMTFKTRSQKYHHNVKSHRSKKDTDYGFPCTHCSRAFMTKISLDKHMSKKHFSYISV; encoded by the exons ATGGATGGTAAATCTAGTAATTGGCGGCCCGGCCCAAGCGTCTGCCGTTGTTGTCTCTCTGATGGATGTTACAAAGATATTGCGACTGAATATTTCTGGATGGGAAAGAGAGAAGTTTATGAAGAGATGCTTGTGGATACTCTTGGCTTAACG ATATCCTTTGGAGATTCCAATGCACAACACAGCCAGAGTCGTCTCATATGTGAGACATGCATATCGCGGCTCCGAAACGCGACGGACTTCAAGAAACAAGTGAAAGAATGTGAGCAGACATTTCTACAGTACCTGAATCCGAGCACTTTGGATGTTGTTGAAG ATGTTATTAGTCTTGAGAAAGAGGAAAAGCAGGTGACAGTCAAGGAGGAGAAGAGTCCCGACCATGGTGATGACTTCAACGACAACAATGATTTTTtggatgatgataatgatgatgaac TTGATGATCAACCGCTGATGAACCTTGCGACTAAGGTGCCTAAGAAGGAATCTGTTGACGTGTTCGACCTATTAGATAACGCAAAACCATTGGTCAAACGTAAATCAACCACAAAAGCCAAAACCACGTCGAGTAAAAAGGCTAAAATTAAAGAAACTAAAACAAAACCCAAGGAGAAACCGGAGAAAAAGAAGAAAG gGGCCAAATTGGAAATACGTGGAG gaAATGTGGAAGAAATAGAAGGATATGAGAGGAAAAACCGAAAGAGATTATTTGAAAGATCCGTAAACCAGAACCCTCAAAGGCGAAACGCTGTACTATTATTGAAATATTCCTCTGCCATTCCATTTAAGACTCGTTTTAATCGTATTGTATGTTCATACTGCCATGATGAGCTAGTCTCTATGGAAGAGCTAAGACATCACGTTAACGGAAAGCATTCTAATGCAGACCATAACAGTGCGTTCTATAAAGTTGGCGATTATCTAAAAGTAGATATAACAaatttcaaatgtaatttttgtatGGCGGATTTTGAAATTATCGATAGTTTTATGCGTCACATTTCGAGTGAACATGACAAGATTGTTGATTTCGATGTGCCGTTCGGAGTTTTACCATTTAAACAAACATTGTCTGGTGTCTGGACCTGTTTTGATTGTGACAAAATATTTCAAGAGTTTCCCCAGTTTAACTGTCATTTGCGATCCCATGTTAAGATATTTACTTGTGATAAGTGTGGGGCGACCTTCCTCTCAGACCATGGATTAAAACAGCACGAACGTCATTTTAAATGCTACACAGCTACGTATAAGCCTCGTTTCGGAAAAACATTGAAACATAGAAGTAATACGGAAATAATACTGAAATGTTCCACAGCGTTACCATTTAGGATTTGGGGGCagaattttaattgtatattttgtcgGGTGCAATCTGGTAATCCTAATGGATTGCGAGCCCACATGGCTACGAGGCACGCAAACTTCGATATACGTTTAGTTTTTAATCGGAGGCTGAGAAAAGAATTCCTGAAGGTAGATATAACAAATCTTCAATGCAAACTTTGTTTCATTCAAATAGAATCACTGGATGACTTAATGATGCAcctgagaaatgatcacaaacaaCCGATCAATTTCGACGCCCAGCCTGGTGTTCTGCCTTTCAAACTGAATGACGGCACTTGTTGGAATTGCGCGATTTGCAAAATGACATTTGTCGATTTCGTCTCGCTAAAGCAACACACATCTGAACACTACCAAAATTACGTTTGCGACGCATGCGGCGAAGGATTTGTGACAGAGGCAGCTTTGCGGGCACATAAGCGGAAACCTCacgataataaatataactgtAGTAGGTGTGTCGCCACCTTCTCAACTTTAGACGAAAGAAGTGCTCATATGAAGTCACAACACACTAGCATGCCTTACATGTGTATGGTTTGTAAGGACAAACCGCGATTCGCTACATGGGAACTACGAAAGAGGCATTTTATGGAGCTACATAATTTTAAACCTGGCGCGGATGCCTACGAATGCACTACATGTCATATGACTTTTAAGACGCGTTCACAGAAATACCACCATAATGTTAAGTCGCATAGGTCTAAGAAAGATACAGACTACGGTTTTCCATGTACTCATTGTTCTAGGGCATTTATGACAAAAATTTCTTTGGATAAACATATGTCTAAGAAACATTTTTCATACATATCTGTATAA
- the LOC126973524 gene encoding zinc finger protein 99-like isoform X3 produces the protein MDGKSSNWRPGPSVCRCCLSDGCYKDIATEYFWMGKREVYEEMLVDTLGLTISFGDSNAQHSQSRLICETCISRLRNATDFKKQVKECEQTFLQYLNPSTLDVVEDVISLEKEEKQVTVKEEKSPDHGDDFNDNNDFLDDDNDDELDDQPLMNLATKVPKKESVDVFDLLDNAKPLVKRKSTTKAKTTSSKKAKIKETKTKPKEKPEKKKKGAQEKKNNEIINNKDSKEEISKCGKRQYKKSPRAEARFLTKKNASAFLKCWTIIPFRWKKNHFKCAFCESSFTNCLDLREHVVLCSNQHSITDIYCKFREMTLINVDVTNATCRICACPFTTIHQMRQHLIDHGFEFNKAQPDGVLPFALGGEIWRCVLCEEKFNNFLKLYEHMNVHYQHYICVTCGKGYMTGPRLRKHSEVHIKGLFKCQQCGKVFTKRTARDYHKTTYHSKGPRYECPHCGLRFRSYYHRMDHLKEIHRIKEVTYDCVHCDKSFKTSGKRALHVNYVHLPQLRQFSCSHCDWSFKTKYDLKRHMIKHTGERSFSCCVCNKTFLRSMALRNHLKIHSGVSMCKDCSVVFKQPQLLLAHIKSDHPDKDLTFHSES, from the exons ATGGATGGTAAATCTAGTAATTGGCGGCCCGGCCCAAGCGTCTGCCGTTGTTGTCTCTCTGATGGATGTTACAAAGATATTGCGACTGAATATTTCTGGATGGGAAAGAGAGAAGTTTATGAAGAGATGCTTGTGGATACTCTTGGCTTAACG ATATCCTTTGGAGATTCCAATGCACAACACAGCCAGAGTCGTCTCATATGTGAGACATGCATATCGCGGCTCCGAAACGCGACGGACTTCAAGAAACAAGTGAAAGAATGTGAGCAGACATTTCTACAGTACCTGAATCCGAGCACTTTGGATGTTGTTGAAG ATGTTATTAGTCTTGAGAAAGAGGAAAAGCAGGTGACAGTCAAGGAGGAGAAGAGTCCCGACCATGGTGATGACTTCAACGACAACAATGATTTTTtggatgatgataatgatgatgaac TTGATGATCAACCGCTGATGAACCTTGCGACTAAGGTGCCTAAGAAGGAATCTGTTGACGTGTTCGACCTATTAGATAACGCAAAACCATTGGTCAAACGTAAATCAACCACAAAAGCCAAAACCACGTCGAGTAAAAAGGCTAAAATTAAAGAAACTAAAACAAAACCCAAGGAGAAACCGGAGAAAAAGAAGAAAG gagcgcaagaaaagaaaaataacgagATTATAAATAACAAGGACAGTAAAGAAGAAATTTCTAAATGCGGAAAGAGACAATATAAAAAGAGCCCACGGGCAGAAGCGAGATTCTTAACAAAGAAAAACGCATCTGCGTTCCTCAAGTGTTGGACTATTATACCATTTAGATGgaagaaaaatcatttcaaatgtGCCTTCTGTGAGAGCAGCTTCACAAATTGTCTTGATCTGAGAGAACATGTTGTTCTCTGCTCGAATCAGCACAGTATAAcagatatttattgtaaatttagaGAAATGACTCTTATAAATGTTGATGTTACAAATGCTACGTGTCGTATTTGCGCTTGCCCGTTCACCACTATACATCAAATGCGACAACATCTCATAGATCACGGTTTCGAGTTTAACAAAGCTCAGCCGGATGGGGTATTACCATTTGCTTTAGGTGGTGAAATATGGCGTTGTGTTCTCTGTGAAGAGAAATTCAACAACTTTCTCAAACTTTATGAGCATATGAATGTTCATTACCAGCATTACATCTGTGTGACATGTGGCAAGGGATATATGACAGGACCGCGCTTAAGAAAACATTCCGAAGTTCATATTAAGGGGCTTTTCAAGTGCCAGCAATGTGGTAAAGTCTTCACGAAGCGTACAGCTAGAGATTATCATAAAACAACTTACCACTCGAAAGGGCCTAGGTACGAATGTCCTCATTGCGGACTGCGATTTCGATCGTATTATCACAGAATGGACCACCTTAAAGAAATACACAGAATAAAGGAGGTTACATATGACTGTGTGCATTGTGATAAATCCTTTAAGACTAGCGGAAAGCGTGCCCTGCACGTAAACTACGTTCATTTACCACAACTGCGTCAATTTAGTTGTTCGCACTGCGATTGGAGTTTTAAAACTAAATACGATTTGAAACGTCATATGATTAAACATACAGGGGAAAGGAGTTTCTCTTGTTGTGTTTGTAACAAGACTTTTTTGAGAAGCATGGCGTTAAGGAATCATCTAAAAATTCACAGTGGCGTTAGTATGTGCAAAGACTGCAGTGTAGTATTTAAACAGCCTCAATTATTGCTTGCTCATATTAAATCTGATCATCCAGATAAGGATCTAACCTTTCATTCCGAATCataa
- the LOC126973524 gene encoding zinc finger protein 26-like isoform X2, which yields MDGKSSNWRPGPSVCRCCLSDGCYKDIATEYFWMGKREVYEEMLVDTLGLTISFGDSNAQHSQSRLICETCISRLRNATDFKKQVKECEQTFLQYLNPSTLDVVEDVISLEKEEKQVTVKEEKSPDHGDDFNDNNDFLDDDNDDELDDQPLMNLATKVPKKESVDVFDLLDNAKPLVKRKSTTKAKTTSSKKAKIKETKTKPKEKPEKKKKGNVEEIEGYERKNRKRLFERSVNQNPQRRNAVLLLKYSSAIPFKTRFNRIVCSYCHDELVSMEELRHHVNGKHSNADHNSAFYKVGDYLKVDITNFKCNFCMADFEIIDSFMRHISSEHDKIVDFDVPFGVLPFKQTLSGVWTCFDCDKIFQEFPQFNCHLRSHVKIFTCDKCGATFLSDHGLKQHERHFKCYTATYKPRFGKTLKHRSNTEIILKCSTALPFRIWGQNFNCIFCRVQSGNPNGLRAHMATRHANFDIRLVFNRRLRKEFLKVDITNLQCKLCFIQIESLDDLMMHLRNDHKQPINFDAQPGVLPFKLNDGTCWNCAICKMTFVDFVSLKQHTSEHYQNYVCDACGEGFVTEAALRAHKRKPHDNKYNCSRCVATFSTLDERSAHMKSQHTSMPYMCMVCKDKPRFATWELRKRHFMELHNFKPGADAYECTTCHMTFKTRSQKYHHNVKSHRSKKDTDYGFPCTHCSRAFMTKISLDKHMSKKHFSYISV from the exons ATGGATGGTAAATCTAGTAATTGGCGGCCCGGCCCAAGCGTCTGCCGTTGTTGTCTCTCTGATGGATGTTACAAAGATATTGCGACTGAATATTTCTGGATGGGAAAGAGAGAAGTTTATGAAGAGATGCTTGTGGATACTCTTGGCTTAACG ATATCCTTTGGAGATTCCAATGCACAACACAGCCAGAGTCGTCTCATATGTGAGACATGCATATCGCGGCTCCGAAACGCGACGGACTTCAAGAAACAAGTGAAAGAATGTGAGCAGACATTTCTACAGTACCTGAATCCGAGCACTTTGGATGTTGTTGAAG ATGTTATTAGTCTTGAGAAAGAGGAAAAGCAGGTGACAGTCAAGGAGGAGAAGAGTCCCGACCATGGTGATGACTTCAACGACAACAATGATTTTTtggatgatgataatgatgatgaac TTGATGATCAACCGCTGATGAACCTTGCGACTAAGGTGCCTAAGAAGGAATCTGTTGACGTGTTCGACCTATTAGATAACGCAAAACCATTGGTCAAACGTAAATCAACCACAAAAGCCAAAACCACGTCGAGTAAAAAGGCTAAAATTAAAGAAACTAAAACAAAACCCAAGGAGAAACCGGAGAAAAAGAAGAAAG gaAATGTGGAAGAAATAGAAGGATATGAGAGGAAAAACCGAAAGAGATTATTTGAAAGATCCGTAAACCAGAACCCTCAAAGGCGAAACGCTGTACTATTATTGAAATATTCCTCTGCCATTCCATTTAAGACTCGTTTTAATCGTATTGTATGTTCATACTGCCATGATGAGCTAGTCTCTATGGAAGAGCTAAGACATCACGTTAACGGAAAGCATTCTAATGCAGACCATAACAGTGCGTTCTATAAAGTTGGCGATTATCTAAAAGTAGATATAACAaatttcaaatgtaatttttgtatGGCGGATTTTGAAATTATCGATAGTTTTATGCGTCACATTTCGAGTGAACATGACAAGATTGTTGATTTCGATGTGCCGTTCGGAGTTTTACCATTTAAACAAACATTGTCTGGTGTCTGGACCTGTTTTGATTGTGACAAAATATTTCAAGAGTTTCCCCAGTTTAACTGTCATTTGCGATCCCATGTTAAGATATTTACTTGTGATAAGTGTGGGGCGACCTTCCTCTCAGACCATGGATTAAAACAGCACGAACGTCATTTTAAATGCTACACAGCTACGTATAAGCCTCGTTTCGGAAAAACATTGAAACATAGAAGTAATACGGAAATAATACTGAAATGTTCCACAGCGTTACCATTTAGGATTTGGGGGCagaattttaattgtatattttgtcgGGTGCAATCTGGTAATCCTAATGGATTGCGAGCCCACATGGCTACGAGGCACGCAAACTTCGATATACGTTTAGTTTTTAATCGGAGGCTGAGAAAAGAATTCCTGAAGGTAGATATAACAAATCTTCAATGCAAACTTTGTTTCATTCAAATAGAATCACTGGATGACTTAATGATGCAcctgagaaatgatcacaaacaaCCGATCAATTTCGACGCCCAGCCTGGTGTTCTGCCTTTCAAACTGAATGACGGCACTTGTTGGAATTGCGCGATTTGCAAAATGACATTTGTCGATTTCGTCTCGCTAAAGCAACACACATCTGAACACTACCAAAATTACGTTTGCGACGCATGCGGCGAAGGATTTGTGACAGAGGCAGCTTTGCGGGCACATAAGCGGAAACCTCacgataataaatataactgtAGTAGGTGTGTCGCCACCTTCTCAACTTTAGACGAAAGAAGTGCTCATATGAAGTCACAACACACTAGCATGCCTTACATGTGTATGGTTTGTAAGGACAAACCGCGATTCGCTACATGGGAACTACGAAAGAGGCATTTTATGGAGCTACATAATTTTAAACCTGGCGCGGATGCCTACGAATGCACTACATGTCATATGACTTTTAAGACGCGTTCACAGAAATACCACCATAATGTTAAGTCGCATAGGTCTAAGAAAGATACAGACTACGGTTTTCCATGTACTCATTGTTCTAGGGCATTTATGACAAAAATTTCTTTGGATAAACATATGTCTAAGAAACATTTTTCATACATATCTGTATAA
- the LOC126973524 gene encoding zinc finger protein draculin-like isoform X13: MDGKSSNWRPGPSVCRCCLSDGCYKDIATEYFWMGKREVYEEMLVDTLGLTISFGDSNAQHSQSRLICETCISRLRNATDFKKQVKECEQTFLQYLNPSTLDVVEDVISLEKEEKQVTVKEEKSPDHGDDFNDNNDFLDDDNDDELDDQPLMNLATKVPKKESVDVFDLLDNAKPLVKRKSTTKAKTTSSKKAKIKETKTKPKEKPEKKKKGSDIMETEVLIEVKPCRKLKEHVGERQMRRRRRANNELSEDAEKRLATKMMKLNAKIILDSSSAYPFRWYRGAFCCCYCDKRFLRTEELRGHNSLNHSYPKQLKLIFEKLKGNNALKIDVSDLKCRFCCVRLTDIEDLKKHLALEHNKILNNKFSDGVIPFNFDLKNFQCTKCAACFTTFSKINEHMNCHYKNFVCEACGKAFFSKQRFWMHVQSHEVGTFPCSQCSEVFDTRITRTIHRLKIHRKGIRYTCPQCSDVFTSYYARVRHLSDKHNADKV, translated from the exons ATGGATGGTAAATCTAGTAATTGGCGGCCCGGCCCAAGCGTCTGCCGTTGTTGTCTCTCTGATGGATGTTACAAAGATATTGCGACTGAATATTTCTGGATGGGAAAGAGAGAAGTTTATGAAGAGATGCTTGTGGATACTCTTGGCTTAACG ATATCCTTTGGAGATTCCAATGCACAACACAGCCAGAGTCGTCTCATATGTGAGACATGCATATCGCGGCTCCGAAACGCGACGGACTTCAAGAAACAAGTGAAAGAATGTGAGCAGACATTTCTACAGTACCTGAATCCGAGCACTTTGGATGTTGTTGAAG ATGTTATTAGTCTTGAGAAAGAGGAAAAGCAGGTGACAGTCAAGGAGGAGAAGAGTCCCGACCATGGTGATGACTTCAACGACAACAATGATTTTTtggatgatgataatgatgatgaac TTGATGATCAACCGCTGATGAACCTTGCGACTAAGGTGCCTAAGAAGGAATCTGTTGACGTGTTCGACCTATTAGATAACGCAAAACCATTGGTCAAACGTAAATCAACCACAAAAGCCAAAACCACGTCGAGTAAAAAGGCTAAAATTAAAGAAACTAAAACAAAACCCAAGGAGAAACCGGAGAAAAAGAAGAAAG GTTCAGATATCATGGAAACTGAGGTTTTAATAGAAGTTAAGCCTTGTAGAAAATTAAAGGAACACGTAGGGGAGAGACAAATGCGTCGCCGTAGGCGCGCTAACAATGAATTATCAGAAGACGCTGAAAAACGTTTGGCTactaaaatgatgaaattaaatGCCAAAATCATTTTAGATAGTTCTTCAGCTTACCCTTTCCGGTGGTATAGAGGTGCTTTCTGTTGCTGTTATTGCGATAAAAGATTCTTACGAACAGAGGAATTACGGGGACATAATAGTTTAAATCACTCTTATCCAAAACAGTTGAAGCTGATCTTTGAAAAGCTGAAAGGCAATAACGCATTAAAAATTGATGTATCTGACTTGAAGTGTAGATTTTGTTGTGTACGTTTAACTGATATAGAAGATCTTAAAAAACATTTGGCATtagaacataataaaattttgaataataaatttagtgACGGGGTGATACCTTTTAATTTTGATCTGAAAAACTTTCAGTGTACTAAATGTGCAGCTTGTTTCACAACTTTTTCGAAAATAAACGAACATATGAATTGTCAttataagaattttgtttgtgaAGCATGTGGTAAAGCTTTCTTTTCAAAGCAGCGTTTTTGGATGCACGTTCAGTCACACGAAGTAGGAACCTTCCCCTGCAGTCAATGCAGTGAGGTTTTTGACACGAGAATTACTCGTACTATTCATAGGTTGAAAATCCACCGTAAAGGTATTAGATATACATGTCCTCAATGCTCGGACGTTTTTACATCGTATTACGCTAGAGTTAGACATTTGAGTGATAAACATAATGCTGATAAAGTATGA